One segment of Panicum virgatum strain AP13 chromosome 1K, P.virgatum_v5, whole genome shotgun sequence DNA contains the following:
- the LOC120707941 gene encoding protein FAR1-RELATED SEQUENCE 6-like: MCTPMSNTGSAPASMLEELAREATIDDVAVLVEGNGAEQHGNGEVLKSAEVPQDLGGISAKEVPLHEGKEVILVDDNDSGQEDGGKAKVDENTPRFGLRFKTYDDALKYYKQYAEDSGFAAIILKSSYLKSGVCRRLVLGCSRAGRGRANACYLSRESTKINCPARISLKLRQDRWLHIDDAKLEHNHPLNQSSASLTNCYKKLTDAKNGEPASRLKGRRNAPSEKEQGNFTEIGRLKFGEGDDEYIQKFFGNMQNKNPYFFYLVDLDSQGRLRNLFWSDARSRAANDYFGHDVVYFDTSYLTEKYDLPLVFFTGMNNHGQPVLFGTGLLSDLSADSYAWLFRAFLACMKGRCPKAIITEHYNAILDAVREVLPEVRHRLCLYRIMKDVSENLKEHAEFKTIKNALQKVTYGSLKIPEFEADWKKIIEEHGLGENECLSSLYEHRLLWAPAYLRDKFWAGMSISQCGESISSYYDGFVYPKTSLKQFFSKYEMILENKYKKEWQADEESSHRTPLTVTKFYMEEQLAKAYTINMFRKFQDELKATMYCDGMPIKVDGRLVTFEVKECSYMEDGKDTESRTYEVYFCKEEKVEIECECGFVQFTGVLCRHALSVLKLQEIFEIPSDYVLDRWRRDYKKLYSKANKPNEMPLGGIVERSDYLFSQCSQLLNLGFVSERRYLVTLKLLREAERSLLEDGLAARDRQSTLLSFEADAPENGQGLFNPQFSESVKHSQSAHAKRRGRPLKKVTESNAETVTQPNKEQDFLRSSFVTDDTNMIQGSSASHLEGPHMGVQGGIDLMEGIPNLSFSNNFGMDINHQHQVPSHQRMQQSNFMQVQVEPHGFTNQWVYHPMLQDNPVLRTPTRRTG; encoded by the exons ATGTGTACACCCATGTCCAATACTGGGTCCGCCCCTGCCTCCATGTTAGAGGAGTTGGCGAGGGAGGCAACAATCGACGATGTGGCGGTTCTCGTGGAGGGGAATGGCGCAGAGCAACATGGCAATGGCGAAGTGCTGAAAAGTGCTGAGGTTCCCCAG GATTTGGGGGGGATTTCGGCCAAGGAGGTGCCGCTGCACGAGGGCAAGGAGGTGATACTCGTGGATGATAATGATAGTGGACAGGAAGATGGTGGGAAGGCTAAGGTGGATGAGAACACGCCACGTTTCGGGCTGAGATTCAAAACTTACGATGATGCGCTCAAGTACTATAAACAATATGCGGAGGATTCTGGGTTTGCAGCGATCATTCTGAAGTCATCCTATCTAAAGTCTGGGGTGTGCCGGAGGTTGGTGCTTGGATGCAGTCGAGCTGGGAGGGGGAGAGCAAATGCGTGCTATCTGTCTAGAGAGTCAACCAAGATCAATTGCCCAGCAAGGATCTCGTTAAAGTTAAGGCAAGATAGGTGGCTTCATATTGATGATGCTAAGCTCGAGCACAATCATCCACTTAACCAGTCTTCCGCGTCACTCACTAATTGTTACAAAAAGCTAACAGATGCCAAGAATGGGGAACCTGCTTCACGGTTGAAGGGTCGCAGGAATGCTCCATCTGAAAAAGAGCAAGGGAACTTTACTGAGATAGGAAGACTTAAATTCGGGGAAGGAGATGATGAGTATATCCAGAAGTTTTTTGGGAACATGCAGAACAAGAATCCTTACTTCTTCTACTTAGTAGATTTGGATAGTCAAGGGCGTTTGAGGAACTTGTTCTGGAGTGATGCTAGGTCAAGGGCAGCAAATGATTACTTTGGTCATGATGTTGTTTACTTTGACACCTCATACTTGACAGAAAAATATGATTTGCCACTTGTTTTCTTCACTGGGATGAATAACCATGGGCAGCCTGTTCTCTTTGGTACTGGTTTACTTTCAGATCTAAGTGCTGACAGTTATGCTTGGTTATTTAGGGCATTTTTAGCATGCATGAAGGGTCGCTGCCCAAAGGCAATCATCACTGAGCATTACAATGCTATTCTAGATGCTGTTCGAGAAGTTCTCCCTGAAGTTAGACATCGCCTTTGCCTGTATCGTATTATGAAAGATGTATCAGAGAATTTGAAAGAACATGCAGAGTTTAAAACAATCAAGAATGCTCTGCAGAAAGTAACATATGGATCTTTGAAGATCCCAGAGTTCGAAGCAGACTGGAAGAAGATTATCGAGGAGCATGGACTTGGAGAAAATGAGTGCCTCAGTTCCTTGTATGAGCACCGCCTACTCTGGGCACCTGCATATCTCAGAGACAAATTTTGGGCAGGCATGTCTATTTCACAGTGTGGGGAGTCTATTTCCTCGTACTATGATGGTTTTGTGTACCCAAAAACTTCTTTGAAGCAATTTTTCAGTAAATATGAGATGATATTAGAGAACAAATACAAGAAGGAGTGGCAAGCAGATGAAGAATCCTCCCATAGGACTCCATTAACAGTAACAAAGTTCTACATGGAAGAGCAGCTGGCCAAAGCCTACACAATAAACATGTTCAGAAAATTTCAGGATGAGTTGAAAGCAACAATGTATTGCGATGGTATGCCAATTAAAGTTGATGGTCGACTTGTCACTTTCGAAGTAAAAGAGTGCTCATACATGGAAGATGGAAAGGACACAGAGAGCAGGACCTATGAAGTGTACTTTTGTAAAGAAGAGAAGGTTGAAATTGAGTGTGAATGTGGTTTCGTTCAGTTCACCGGCGTCCTATGTAGGCATGCATTATCTGtgttgaagttgcaggagatatTTGAAATCCCATCAGATTATGTTCTGGATCGCTGGAGAAGGGACTATAAGAAATTGTATTCTAAAGCAAACAAACCCAATGAAATGCCCCTTGGTGGCATTGTTGAACGCTCTGATTATTTGTTCAGTCAATGCAGTCAGTTGCTCAATCTAGGTTTTGTATCTGAGAGAAGGTACCTTGTTACTCTGAAGTTACTGAGAGAAGCAGAAAGATCTCTCCTGGAAGATGGACTAGCTGCTAGAGACAGGCAGTCAACACTTCTTTCATTTGAGGCTGATGCACCAGAAAATGGTCAAGGCCTTTTCAATCCCCAGTTTTCAGAGAGCGTAAAGCATTCTCAATCAGCTCATGCAAAACGTCGCGGTCGGCCACTGAAGAAAGTGACAGAGTCTAATGCTGAAACTGTAACACAGCCAAATAAAGAACAG GATTTTCTGCGGTCATCATTTGTCACAGACGATACGAATATGATCCAAGGGTCCTCAGCCTCGCATCTTGAAGGTCCTCACATGGGAGTGCAAGGAGGAATTGATTTAATG GAAGGAATACCAAATCTCTCATTTAGTAATAATTTTGGAATGGATATCAATCACCAACATCAAGTACCCAGCCACCAAAGGATGCAGCAGAGCAATTTCATGCAG GTGCAGGTAGAACCCCATGGGTTCACAAATCAGTGGGTTTACCACCCAATGTTGCAG GATAATCCAGTGCTAAGAACTCCTACGAGAAGAACAGGGTAG
- the LOC120707958 gene encoding mitochondrial proton/calcium exchanger protein-like isoform X1: MAARAIARRRKYLLEHINTPILSSSSTFQHGGIGLGAEPRTAQRFLEQISGDSKSEKGQCSVNLTKRNLAGLANGFLRCPAHGISLSYCGIGKNDFRLPLGARSMLQSFHTSSTATAGQPKLDIDDEHSEDQKQNTKKKEASPEECDQAVEGLSTAKAKAKAKQVPESLKASQSVIQKFWARLLGIGPALRAIASMSRADWAAKLKHWKDEFVSTLQHYWLGTKLLWADVRISSRLLVKLAGGKGLSRRERRQLTRTTADIFRLVPFAVFIIVPFMEFLLPVFLKLFPNMLPSTFQDKMKEEEALKRKLKARMEYAKFLQDTAKEMAKEVQTSRSGDIKQTAEDLDEFMNKVRRGERVSNDEILSFAKLFNDELTLDNMSRPRLVNMCKYMGIRPFGTDNYLRFMLRKKLQDIKNDDKMIQAEGVESLSEEELRQACRERGLLGLLSTEEMRQQLRDWLDLSLNHSVPSSLLILSRTFTVSGKVKPEEVVVATLSSLPDEVVDTVGTVLPSEDSVSERRRKLEFLEMQEELIKEEEKKKKKEEKAKQEKEEKAKLKEPDGASQDLALKEMTEATAREEEELQKAKQHDKEKLCNISRALAVLASASSVSKERQEFLGLVNKEIELYNSMLEKEGTEGEEEAKRAYIAAREESDHQAEAAAEEKVSSALIEKVDAMLQELEKEIDDVDAQIGNRWQLLDRDHDGKVTPEEVAAAAAYLKDTIGKEGVQELISNLSKDKEGKILVEDIVKLASQTENNEEEEEARQ; the protein is encoded by the exons ATGGCTGCACGAGCAATCGCTAGGAGAAGGAAATATCTTTTGGAACATATTAACACACCTATCCTCTCATCTTCCTCTACCTTCCAACATGGAGGAATTGGTTTGGGGGCTGAGCCAAGAACAGCACAGCGGTTTCTGGAGCAAATCTCTGGGGACTCAAAATCTGAGAAGGGGCAATGTAGTGTGAATTTGACTAAGAGGAACTTGGCAGGCCTTGCTAATGGGTTTCTGCGATGCCCAGCTCATGGGATATCTCTTTCTTATTGTGGAATTGGAAAGAATGACTTCAGGTTGCCGTTGGGAGCTAGATCTATGCTGCAGTCATTCCACACATCATCAACTGCAACTGCAGGGCAACCTAAGTTGGATATTGATGATGAACATAGTGAGGATCAAAAgcaaaatacaaagaaaaaagAGGCATCCCCAGAAGAATGTGATCAAGCTGTGGAAGGTCTTAGCACTGCAAAAGCTAAAGCCAAAGCTAAGCAGGTACCAGAATCTCTGAAGGCTAGCCAATCAGTCATACAGAAATTCTGGGCAAGGCTTCTGGGTATTGGCCCTGCTCTGCGAGCTATTGCTTCTATGAGCAG GGCTGATTGGGCTGCAAAGCTTAAGCATTGGAAGGATGAATTTGTTTCTACACTGCAGCATTATTGGTTAGGGACAAAACTACTCTGGGCGGATGTTAGGATCTCATCAAGATTGCTGGTGAAACTTGCTGGTGGAAAAGGCCTTTCTAGAAGAGAGAGACGACAGCTGACACGCACAACAGCTGATATCTTCAGGCTGGTACCATTTGCTGTGTTCATAATTGTTCCTTTCATGGAATTCTTGCTGCCAGTGTTCCTCAAGTTATTTCCAAACATGCTGCCATCAACTTTCCAGGACAAAATGAAAGAAGAG GAAGCATTGAAAAGGAAACTAAAAGCAAGGATGGAATATGCAAAATTTTTGCAAGATACAGCAAAAGAAATGGCAAAGGAAGTTCAAACATCTCGTAGTGGAGACATAAAACAGACAGCTGAAGATCTGGATGAATTTATGAACAAG GTTAGGAGAGGTGAACGGGTCTCGAATGATGAAATCTTGAGCTTCGCGAAGCTTTTCAATGATGAACTTACTTTGGATAATATGAGCAG ACCACGCCTGGTAAATATGTGCAAATATATGGGTATCCGACCTTTTGGTACAGACAACTACTTGAGGTTCATGCTTCGCAAAAAGCTGCAAGA CATTAAGAATGATGATAAGATGATTCAAGCTGAGGGTGTTGAGTCTCTTTCTGAAGAGGAACTTCGTCAAGCCTGCCGGGAACGTGGTCTCCTAGGTTTGCTGTCAACCGAAGAGATGCGACAACAG CTCCGAGACTGGTTGGATCTCTCACTAAATCATTCTGTGCCATCTTCACTTCTCATACTTTCGAG AACTTTTACTGTATCTGGTAAAGTGAAACCTGAGGAGGTTGTTGTAGCAACACTATCTTCACTACCAGATGAAGTTGTGGATACAGTTGGGACAGTACTGCCATCTGAAGATTCTGTTTCAGAGAGGAGGAGAAAACTGGAATTCCTTGAGATGCAGGAAGAACTTATCAAG GaggaagagaaaaagaagaagaaagaagaaaaagcgaaacaagagaaagaagagaaGGCAAAGCTCAAAGAACCAGATGGTGCCTCTCAAGATTTAGCGTTGAAAGAAATGACTGAAGCTACTGctagggaagaagaagaactgcAAAAGGCAAAACAGCATGACAAGGAAAAACTCTGTAATATTAGCCGAGCATTGGCGGTGCTCGCATCTGCATCT TCTGTAAGCAAGGAGCGTCAAGAGTTCCTGGGCCTTGTCAACAAGGAG ATAGAACTATATAACTCCATGCTCGAGAAGGAGGGCACAGAGGGTGAAGAAGAAGCTAAGAGAGCATACATAGCTGCTAGGGAGGAGTCAGACCACCAGGCTGAGGCCGCTGCTGAAGAGAAAGTCTCATCAGCACTGATTGAGAAG GTTGATGCTATGCTTCAAGAATTAGAAAAGGAGATCGATGATGTGGACGCACAAATAGGAAACCGTTGGCAACTTCTTGATAG GGACCATGATGGCAAGGTGACCCCTGAagaggtggcggcagcggcagcttaTCTTAAGGACACAATAGGAAAGGAAGGAGTCCAAGAGCTCATCAGCAACCTTTCTAAAGATAAAG AAGGAAAGATCCTTGTCGAAGACATTGTGAAGCTAGCATCACAAACAGAGAAcaatgaagaggaagaggaagcacGGCAGTAG
- the LOC120707958 gene encoding mitochondrial proton/calcium exchanger protein-like isoform X2 gives MAARAIARRRKYLLEHINTPILSSSSTFQHGGIGLGAEPRTAQRFLEQISGDSKSEKGQCSVNLTKRNLAGLANGFLRCPAHGISLSYCGIGKNDFRLPLGARSMLQSFHTSSTATAGQPKLDIDDEHSEDQKQNTKKKEASPEECDQAVEGLSTAKAKAKAKQVPESLKASQSVIQKFWARLLGIGPALRAIASMSRADWAAKLKHWKDEFVSTLQHYWLGTKLLWADVRISSRLLVKLAGGKGLSRRERRQLTRTTADIFRLVPFAVFIIVPFMEFLLPVFLKLFPNMLPSTFQDKMKEEEALKRKLKARMEYAKFLQDTAKEMAKEVQTSRSGDIKQTAEDLDEFMNKVRRGERVSNDEILSFAKLFNDELTLDNMSSIKNDDKMIQAEGVESLSEEELRQACRERGLLGLLSTEEMRQQLRDWLDLSLNHSVPSSLLILSRTFTVSGKVKPEEVVVATLSSLPDEVVDTVGTVLPSEDSVSERRRKLEFLEMQEELIKEEEKKKKKEEKAKQEKEEKAKLKEPDGASQDLALKEMTEATAREEEELQKAKQHDKEKLCNISRALAVLASASSVSKERQEFLGLVNKEIELYNSMLEKEGTEGEEEAKRAYIAAREESDHQAEAAAEEKVSSALIEKVDAMLQELEKEIDDVDAQIGNRWQLLDRDHDGKVTPEEVAAAAAYLKDTIGKEGVQELISNLSKDKEGKILVEDIVKLASQTENNEEEEEARQ, from the exons ATGGCTGCACGAGCAATCGCTAGGAGAAGGAAATATCTTTTGGAACATATTAACACACCTATCCTCTCATCTTCCTCTACCTTCCAACATGGAGGAATTGGTTTGGGGGCTGAGCCAAGAACAGCACAGCGGTTTCTGGAGCAAATCTCTGGGGACTCAAAATCTGAGAAGGGGCAATGTAGTGTGAATTTGACTAAGAGGAACTTGGCAGGCCTTGCTAATGGGTTTCTGCGATGCCCAGCTCATGGGATATCTCTTTCTTATTGTGGAATTGGAAAGAATGACTTCAGGTTGCCGTTGGGAGCTAGATCTATGCTGCAGTCATTCCACACATCATCAACTGCAACTGCAGGGCAACCTAAGTTGGATATTGATGATGAACATAGTGAGGATCAAAAgcaaaatacaaagaaaaaagAGGCATCCCCAGAAGAATGTGATCAAGCTGTGGAAGGTCTTAGCACTGCAAAAGCTAAAGCCAAAGCTAAGCAGGTACCAGAATCTCTGAAGGCTAGCCAATCAGTCATACAGAAATTCTGGGCAAGGCTTCTGGGTATTGGCCCTGCTCTGCGAGCTATTGCTTCTATGAGCAG GGCTGATTGGGCTGCAAAGCTTAAGCATTGGAAGGATGAATTTGTTTCTACACTGCAGCATTATTGGTTAGGGACAAAACTACTCTGGGCGGATGTTAGGATCTCATCAAGATTGCTGGTGAAACTTGCTGGTGGAAAAGGCCTTTCTAGAAGAGAGAGACGACAGCTGACACGCACAACAGCTGATATCTTCAGGCTGGTACCATTTGCTGTGTTCATAATTGTTCCTTTCATGGAATTCTTGCTGCCAGTGTTCCTCAAGTTATTTCCAAACATGCTGCCATCAACTTTCCAGGACAAAATGAAAGAAGAG GAAGCATTGAAAAGGAAACTAAAAGCAAGGATGGAATATGCAAAATTTTTGCAAGATACAGCAAAAGAAATGGCAAAGGAAGTTCAAACATCTCGTAGTGGAGACATAAAACAGACAGCTGAAGATCTGGATGAATTTATGAACAAG GTTAGGAGAGGTGAACGGGTCTCGAATGATGAAATCTTGAGCTTCGCGAAGCTTTTCAATGATGAACTTACTTTGGATAATATGAGCAG CATTAAGAATGATGATAAGATGATTCAAGCTGAGGGTGTTGAGTCTCTTTCTGAAGAGGAACTTCGTCAAGCCTGCCGGGAACGTGGTCTCCTAGGTTTGCTGTCAACCGAAGAGATGCGACAACAG CTCCGAGACTGGTTGGATCTCTCACTAAATCATTCTGTGCCATCTTCACTTCTCATACTTTCGAG AACTTTTACTGTATCTGGTAAAGTGAAACCTGAGGAGGTTGTTGTAGCAACACTATCTTCACTACCAGATGAAGTTGTGGATACAGTTGGGACAGTACTGCCATCTGAAGATTCTGTTTCAGAGAGGAGGAGAAAACTGGAATTCCTTGAGATGCAGGAAGAACTTATCAAG GaggaagagaaaaagaagaagaaagaagaaaaagcgaaacaagagaaagaagagaaGGCAAAGCTCAAAGAACCAGATGGTGCCTCTCAAGATTTAGCGTTGAAAGAAATGACTGAAGCTACTGctagggaagaagaagaactgcAAAAGGCAAAACAGCATGACAAGGAAAAACTCTGTAATATTAGCCGAGCATTGGCGGTGCTCGCATCTGCATCT TCTGTAAGCAAGGAGCGTCAAGAGTTCCTGGGCCTTGTCAACAAGGAG ATAGAACTATATAACTCCATGCTCGAGAAGGAGGGCACAGAGGGTGAAGAAGAAGCTAAGAGAGCATACATAGCTGCTAGGGAGGAGTCAGACCACCAGGCTGAGGCCGCTGCTGAAGAGAAAGTCTCATCAGCACTGATTGAGAAG GTTGATGCTATGCTTCAAGAATTAGAAAAGGAGATCGATGATGTGGACGCACAAATAGGAAACCGTTGGCAACTTCTTGATAG GGACCATGATGGCAAGGTGACCCCTGAagaggtggcggcagcggcagcttaTCTTAAGGACACAATAGGAAAGGAAGGAGTCCAAGAGCTCATCAGCAACCTTTCTAAAGATAAAG AAGGAAAGATCCTTGTCGAAGACATTGTGAAGCTAGCATCACAAACAGAGAAcaatgaagaggaagaggaagcacGGCAGTAG